The following nucleotide sequence is from Anser cygnoides isolate HZ-2024a breed goose chromosome 21, Taihu_goose_T2T_genome, whole genome shotgun sequence.
GGCTTTGGGGAAAATCCCCGGCATCCCTTTGTCAGCGCAGCTGCGGCGCCCCAGCCCTAATGAGCTGCCAGCCCAGGGACAGCGGCTGCAGCCCGGGTGACAGCGGGGAGCTGGCACGGCAGGCAGGCACAGATAAAGACCCCGggccggcggggagggagcaggTGAGGATCAGCAGCAGAACCACGGGGGGGCTTTGGGCTGCTCCCCGGCACCAGCTTCGCTCCCTCGTCAGGGGCTCGGCGCggggaagcagagcagagcaggctgcgcAGCACCGCGTCCAGCTGGGTCGGGGATGTGGCCGCGGGTGGAGGCCTCCTGCCACCCCTTTGGGTTTCCATCTCCTCAGGGTGGGCCACCTGAGCCTGGAGGAGGTGGTTTCAGTCCTCTCGGACCTCTCTTCTCCCCAGGACACGGGGTTCTCCCAATGGGATCACCGAAGAGCCCTGTGTCTGCTCTTCTGAGTCCGTGCTTGGGGTCCTGCTTTGGTCTTGTCCCATTCTCTTGGGATCCTGAGCTCCTCTGACCCATCCATTGGGGTCTGCGAGGCGTCGGAGCGCTGCTCCTCAGCCCCTTCAGCCCGCTGGCAGcgctccccagcacccacacATCGAGGCGGCTCCAGTTCCCAAAAGCACCAGAGCCCGGACACATGAGGAAGGCGGGCGGCCCTGGCCAGGCAACTCCTGGCTGCCCCATCCCAACATGACTGCAGCCCCTTGGAGGGACACAGAGCCCCCACATTCCCCGCAGTTGGCCCCACACTGCTGCAGAGGGACTCCTGATGCCCCCACGTGTGCCCATTTCCCAGCACAGCCACAAGAGCTCACCCACGACCCCGGTGCAGGAAGCCCCTTACCTACGTGCTGCAGGCCCCCCCTCAGCCCTGCTTTGTCCCTACggtcccaaatccccccaaaaagctTTGTTGGCCCACCACACCCCACCCGATTGAGGTTTATCCCCCCATTTTCCCAGCTTGAAGCTCTCCTTACCCGGTCCCAGGAGGCACCAGCGCAGCCTTTGCCATCGGGGACATTTCCCCTCTCCGCAGGTGAGGATTTGGGATCTGGTCACTGCGGGGTCTCAGAGGTGATCCTCTTGGCCTCTTCCTCGCACACCCCTCTCAGGCTGAGATTTGGGGGCTCCTGCTGgctctgagcccccccagcaccgcaggaagagctgctccagcacctgctgggGACCCTGACCTTGGCGTGCCACCGCCACAGCTGAGGAGCCGCTCCGGGAAGAGCTgccagcacttttttttttttttccttatttatttttaaataaacatttctgcaCAAACCGCTGCCTCTGCCAGCTGCACTGCAGGACCTGCGTGCTCAGCCCGGCTCTTATATAGGGTTTACCCTCGCCCTGGCCAAAGGGGTGGtggtccctccccagcccgggCTCAGCTGGGACCGGGGCTCCGACCGCTCCTTGCTCgggggcagctgggggtgcTCATTAGGAGCTGCCAGAAATCAGGGCCTCCTGTGTCTCCCCTCCCCTAATCCCAATCCTTCCCTTAtcctcctccccaccacccTTGTGTTccgcggggggggggtttcCAGGGgtccccccccgaccccacaaaGCTCCCAGTGGATCGAGAGCATCTccaggggagcagagcccagcagccgCCGTGCTCAGCGTGGTGCTCAGCGCTCCCCCCATCACGATGGGGCCCAGAGGatgctcccagcccccccccccccccccaacctcccctgGCCTGGTCCCAAGGAAAAAAtcgtcttcctcctcccagAATAGGCAGTTCCGACCAGCGAGCCGCCCTGTTTATCCCCGAGCGGCTCCGCTTACAGAAAAGGCCAACTTCAACCCAAACAGACGCTTCCGCCGCAACCCAGTCCTGCTCCGGGGCCGGACGGGGAGCTGCAGGGCGGCCATGGAGCCTTCAGCCCCGGCCCCAGTGCCTCCGCGAGCCCTCGTGGGGTGGGGACACCCCGGGCACCACCGGGGGTGCGACCCCCAGGTGGGACGCGGGGCGAGGTGCCCCCGACCCCATATCCCCGCGTGCACCCCAGCTCTGTAGGGCCGTGGGTTTGCTCGTCCCGCTAGGTGAAGGAGTCGCCCCCCCCGCTCCAGAAGCCCCCTCCCTGGCTCGCCCCCATCCCCGCGGGACCGATTTCGGGCAGGAATGAGGAAGCCCTTGGCTCCCCGGCTAAAAATAGGGTCCCCTCCCGGCGCCGGGTCACCGCGCTCCCACTGCATCCCGGCTTggagggggggacgggggggtgtCCACAACGCGCCCCCCGACCTCCACCCCCCCCGAGGCACCGGGGGCAGGGTGGGCTTCTCCTCCGACCCACGGGCAGCCGGGACCCGGGGGGGTGGGCTGCCTGGGAAAtgcgcccccccccaggtcccctccCCACGACCAGGGCAAGGGCGCACGGAGGGAGCGCAGGGCGCAAAGCGGCGCCGATGCCTCCACCTAGCGGCTCCCCGCCGGCTCTGCGCCCCTCCTGGGCCCCTGcgaggggctcagcaccacccgcagccccctgcagcccccccccggaggggtcccaagcccccccccaaggcagCCCCCGAGGCAGGGatgcagcaggcacaggcagGGACGAGGAGCCTTTTATTgcgggggaaggaggagaggggcgGCCGGAGAAGGGCAGGGGACCTGGGGTGACGGGCAGGGGACCGGGGTGACGGGCAGGGGACCGGGGTGACGGGCAGGGTGCTGCCACCCCTGGGGCAAGGCAGGGCCGTGGCAGGATGGGCCCCTCGCCGTGCCAGCGGCCAGGCAGCCCAGGCTCGCCCTGCACGCAgggagaagctggcagcagggggccggggtgctgagcccagccccgggggggtgcTGCGTGCCGAGGAGGCGATGGTAGGAAACGCAGggcacgcttttttttttctttttttgcagctCGCGTCGTGCCCTGGAGGTGGGTGCCCGGGAAAATGCTTAAATCCTGCACGGCGCTACCAGGGGCCGCATCCTGACCAATTCAAGGCGATGCAGCGGAGCAGGGTGAGGATGCTGAGCGTCCCAGCTCCCCTTTGGCCGGACCCTGCCACCTCCCCCCCGGGGGTGCCCACGGCAGGGGAAGGGGCGcgcaccccctgtccccatcgcCGTCCCCGAGCTCAGGCGAAGACGGCGGAGTTGTGCCAGTAGGAGTAGACGAGGAAGCCGGTGAAGGTGCTGTCCGTCTTGACGCTGGCGTAGAAGCCGATGTAGTCCCCGACGCCCACCTGCACCCACACCTCGTCCTCGGGCTCCAGGCGGACCAGGGCGCCCCCCGAGAGCGAGGTGGGCTTGGGCCAGTTCCCGTAGTACTGGAAGAAGGAGGCGACGGACTGCCCGTTCTTCATGAGGTCGAACTGCAGGCTGGCGCGGTACACGGTGGCGTGGACAGCGAAGTAGTAGAGGCCGGGCACCTCGCAGGTGAACTTGCCTGTGGCCGGGTCGTAGTGGCCCTGCTCGTTGACCAGCACCACGTCGAAGCGGATGGGCTGGTCGGCCAGCGGCGGGCTGCGCGCCTCCGAGCGCTTGGCGCTGAACGCCGAGCGGGGGGCCACCGCGCACTCGCCCTGCGCCCCCTTCTCGCCGTGCACGCCGTCCACGCCAGGGCTGCCCGCCTCCCCGCGGGGACCCGGAGCTCCtgggacaggggatggggacggtgTCAGCTCCGGGGCGCCGTcacagctcccccagcccagccccagcccaccgGGGTTTCGGCGTCGTGTGGGTATGGGGTGGTGGGTGCGCACCGTGGGCAGGGCTCTGCGTGGGGATACGGGGTGTGGGTTAAATGGGGAGCCGAAGAGACCCCCCGAGAGGGTGGGAGAACCTCCCCCAGGAGCCAGGGAATGGATGAGGCACCCGCATTTGGGTTCCcgaagagggaggaggaagggagggatggggacgggggaaATGCGGCAGTGCCAGCAGTGGGGAGCTGCTGACTCCTGCCGGAGCACCAGGTCCTGCAGGCAGGACCAgagggggggtggtggtggcaaAAAAGGGGCTCTTTTAGGGGATTTGCTCCCCGTTTGGCAATGTAGAGAGGGTCCCCCCTGGTGGGACGCCTCCTTCCTTACCAGGTGGGCCCATCTCGCCCTTCTCCCCCGGCATCCCCATGGCCCCGTCCCGGCCGTCTCGTCCGTCTCTGCCTGGCAGACCCTGGCCCCCGTGCAAACCCGGGGTCCCCGGGATGCCCGGCTGCCCCGAGCACAGCCTGGGGATCTTGTTGTCTTCGATCTGCACGGAGCTGCCGACGagcccgaggaggaggaggaggaggagcagcttcATCTCGTCTGCCGTGCGGGGGCTGGAAGGGGGCAGAGAGGCGTAAAGGCTCCGCGGACCCCGGTGCGCAGGGCTCGAAACCGGGCAGGCAACCAccaccctgcagctccccccctTTTATTCCCCCCCCTCACCATTTCGGCAAGTGCTCAGGGCTGGCTGCACCTGCCGCAGCATCCCCGTTGCCCACCCGCAAGCCAAAACTCCCGGGGGTGCCGTGGCCAGCGGGTGGCACAGGGCGGGGGGGTGGACCCGGGGGACACCCGCAGGAGGCGCCAGCTCCGTGCGTGGGCACTGAGTGGCCGTGCCAGCTTCGTGCCCAGATTTGGGGTGCCGGcggggtgctgcagcaggaggacgACGGCTCTGGCCGTGCGTGGCAGGGGCGGCAGATCGGGGAGCTCAGGGAGCTCGGGGCTGCGTCGCGGCCCTGCCCTTGGCAGCATCCCCGCGGCcggcggctccgctccgctcccggCTGGCTCCCCGCGGCACGGccggctggggctgcagcatccccgGCTTTATGGGGCCGTGTCGGGAccaccctgctgctgggaccaCCCTGGGGCCGGGAccaccccgctgcccccagccctttttttttttggctaccGGCATAGCCCCGCGGCCAGCGTTGGCCCTCTCTCCCCGTGGCCTTGCCCTGGCAGAGCCGCTTCTCTTCCCCCTGTTGAACGCGACGGCTgcaatgaggaggaaaaaaggaggaggaaagtggCTCTCCTCCGTCCCGGTGCCGGAGCTGGGACCCCCGAGGGTCCCCACTCACCGCGGTGCCGCGGCTCCTGCGCTGCGGCTCGGACGGGCTGCGGCTCTTCCTGAGCTCTTCGCTCTGACGAAGGCCCTAGGAGAGGcagcctctcccccccccccccccccccccctcctccccacgtCTCTCCTCCCAAACTCCAAAGGAAATCACGGGCCCCGGGAGCCAAAAGCTAcaagacaaggggaaaaaaagaaaaaagaatcccCACGGTGTCGGAAGCGCGGTgagcagggggaagggagaggcgAGACAAACggccgggcagggggaggagaggcgCGGGGCGAAAACCACCTCTGCTGGAGGCACCCGGGCAGcgggatggagggagggagacgGGAGAAAGCGGCCGAGGGAAAGCGGAACAGGAGAAAGGGCAGGCGAGGGGAGCCCGGCGAGGGCGGGCAGGCTTGGAGGAGGGAGGTGGAGCCCTCGGTGCCCcggctggcagcagggacaagGCGAAGGGGGGCATCAGGGCGCACACAGGGTGGCAGTGCCACCCcaggggcacccatgggtgctgtaGGAGCCGTCTGGGGGGGCGCAGGGCAGCGAGGGGCTGAGCGGGCAGGGATGCGCCAGGCAGGTGCAGGCGGTGGCCgtgccagcaggcagggatTGCCAGGGGACCGCGGACACGCAGCGGTGCTGGGACCGTGCCAGGCTTTTTggggagccccccggctgcCTTTAACCCGCTCCAGCACCGGgagcacccaggggacaccagCGGGCACAGCAGGGTGGGTGACACTGCGGGCTGACCCCTCCTGGCCCCggtgcccagggctgggtgctggcagggggctgcctggcaccttgccccccccccaggtgtgaCGGGGCTGTTGTTTTTGGCTAGCTGGCAGCTGGTTTGTGGCCATGGGGCGGTGCCGGGCGTGTGGCCAGCGGGGTGGCCTGGGGCCAGCACGGCCAGCAAGGCCACAGCcctggctggagcaggagctccCTGCCGCACCGCGGGGCTGCCAGCACGAGACCCCCTCCGAGACCCACCCATCGCCTCTCCCCCCATAAACCCCCAGCCCACGGAGGGCACACGAgcagcccctgtccccctgcagcaggggcagcctCCCCTGCACCCCGCTATTCCTGCCTGGaccccctcctgccctggctgccctCCCGTGGCCCACGCCTCGGTTTCCCCAGGGGGATCTGGCAGGACCTCCCCAAACGCCCCCCCTGCTCCATCGGGTTCCTCAGCAGCTCACGCTGTTTAttctgccggctccgggggctgggggacacagggacccTCCGTTTGGGGGGCATTAACCCATCCACtgctgggctagcagctgcctgagggctgcaggagaggctgGGCAGAGCCTGGAGATGCTGAGACACCCACGGGCGCAGCTCCAACCCATGggcacagacccccccccaacaaatCTTCCCCCGTAGCAaggctgggaaggggcagccccTCTCCAGGGACTCAGTCCTGCGGGAAATCCCACGGCATTGGGGCACTGAGCGCCAAGAGGATGCCCTGGCCCCAGAGAAAGACACCTTGCAGCTGGGCATTTGCAACGAcaggagggtgggagggaggtttggggcaggagggggctcTGGGCGTGCTGCCGCTCCTCTGGCGGTGGGGGCTCAGGGCTGGAAGCACTCCACGGGGTCGCTGGAGTCGGGCAGGATGTTGCAGTTGATGGGCCAGAGGATGCCGAGGAGCCCGAGGGACTGCTGGCAGCGCAGCTCGGCGGCCAGGCAGACGGCacggcagggctgcaggacgCCCCCGTCCGGGGTGCATTTGGGCACGAAGAGGCTGCAGATGAGGAGCCGGAGGTGCTGGTAGCAGGCCAGCTCCATCAGCGTCTGCGGGACGGCGGCGGTGAGCGTGGCACGGGGCAGACGAGCATGGCACGGGGCAGGGCAcccgtccccagccccttcAGCTCACCTGGTAGTCCTGCAGCACCTCGGCGGCTCCCTCCTGGTCCGGGATGGCCAGCCAGATGTTGGGGAAGGAGGTGGCATTGtagcccagccccaggcacatCTCCACCTCCACGGGCTCGCAGACAGAGCCTGCCACGGGGAGAGGTGCTGCGCTGCTTGCGGCGGCACCGGTGGGGGGGACTGCTACCAGGGGGTCCCCTGGCCGTGGGCTTAGGGGGAGCGGGGTGAAATCCCCGTGGACGGCACTCACCGAAGGCTGGGTAGGACACCCCAGTGCAGTTGAGCTCGTCGGTGCCGTCGGGGCAGTCGTGCCAGCCGTCACACACCGACTCCAGCGCCCGGCACTCGCCGTTGCCGCAGGAGAACTCGGCGGGGCTGCAGGTCTctgcggggcagggggacagggggacagggcaTGGGCACGATTCTGGCTGCCACCCCTGCTGGGAGTCGGCCAGGTCCCGTGcctgctgctgtctctgcccTCGGTCACCGGCAGGGGACGTGCAGATGAGTGGCTGCCACCTGGTAGCCGTGGGCTGAGGGTGGCCACCTCTGGGCCAGCTTAGGGGGATCCCGAATTCCCCGGGTTATCTGGGGGCAGCCCGCGGGTGACGGGTCCTGCCTGTCTGCAGCCCCTCCAGGCCCTGTCCCTGTGGTCAGGATCAATATTTTTTTGGGGGTAATTCAGGTGGGAAAGGGCCCCGGGGGACCTGCAGCCCAAGCTCTGCCCCGAGCAGGGCCAGCTGTGGGGCGAAAGCCCTGGCTTTGTTCAGCCTTGGCCTTGAAACCCCGCCGAGGACAGAGCGCCCAGCCTGCCCCGTGCCGTGCCACCTACTCTCCGTGGCATTGCGGGCCTGGTAGGTGGCGAAGAACCCGTCATCTGCTACTCCCTCGTCCGCCACGAAGAGCACGGTCATGACGTGGCGCGAGGAGGTCAGGGCGGGTGGCAGCTGGTGGCCGCAGAACCTGCAGGGCCACGGGGCAAAGGATGGGGTCAGaggggcagcggggccagcCAGCACATCCCCAAACCCTGTTCGCTATCAGCCCGTCTTCGCCAGCCCTCCctgtgcctcggtttccccggCTGAGCCGCGGGAGGTGGATCCGTCAGGGTACCTGCCCATGAGGCTGGCGGCCCCGGTGCCGGCGCTGTCGTGCACCTCCACGAAGTCGAAGCTGCAGTCCTCGTGCGGCTCCAGGCTGAAGTTGTGGAAGCGCAGGTCGACGACGTGGCCCACGGGCACTGAGATCTGCCAGAGGCACAGCTACCGGGGCAGCCGGGGACACCGTGAAGCCGGGCAGGGGCACCCGCTCTCCCCGACGGGAGGAAGCCTtcctccccgcctgcccccctcctcctcctcccaccaccacccGTCCTCTCACCTGCTGGTGCGGGTAGGGCTGGGGATGGCTCGGGGTGGAGAAATGCCCCTCCAGGGCTGTCAGCGGGCCCCCGCACTCTGGGGACACACACACCGTGTGGCTGTACCCCCGTCCCCTCTCCCTCCACCCCATCTCAaaccccccccggtgctgcggAGGGGGCTGCATGCTGCCGGCCCACCTTTGTGCTTCAGGCTGCAGTTGGCCTCGTCGCTGCGGTCCTCGCAGTCGTGGAAGCCGTCGCAGACGAAGCCCAGGTGGATGCAGAGCCCCCGGTCGCACAAGTGCTCGTCCCAGGCGCAGCTCTCTGCGGCACGGGAGGCGGGTGTCCGGTGGCGGTGCCCTGCGCACCCCCTGCCCTAGCCCCcccgggggttttggggggcgaTCCCACACTGGGGGGGTGCTCACTCTCATCGGGGGCCACGGCACGGTAGCGGGCGCTGAAGCCCGGGGCGCCCACGCTGCCGTCGGAGACGAAGGTGACGCGCAGGAGGTTGGAGTTGGTGTTGAAGGTCGGGGGCACCACGTTGCCGCAGAACCTGGGGGCAGCAGCCGGCGGTGGCACCGctcgccccccccaccccccccggggggatGCCGAACCCCTTCCCGCATCCTACCTGGTGGtgcccccccgggccggggcaGGATCCGTGCCGCCGGCCCCTTGCTCCTCGTAGAGCTCCAGGCGGTCGAAGAGGCAGGACGCGGTGCCCTCCACGCTGAACGCCTCCATCCGCAGCTGGATGGCGAGGCCGGCGGCCACCTCGATGCGCCAGACGCAGAGCGCATGGGGAGGGTAGGGGCCGGGGTGGTtgggggagctgaaggagcCCTCGGGGCCCCGCAGGGTCCCACCGCAGGCTGCGCGGGGAGAAACGGCACGGCGGTGAGCCGGCGCCACGGGACATCGCCGTGCCGGCGTGCACGGGACTTACCCGGTGGCGGCGTGCTGGCTGTAGGCAGCTGGCTCCGGGTTGGGGTGGCGGCTGTTTGGGGGAccctggggggtcttggggtgggTGCTGCGGTGGTGGCGGCGGTGCCACgggcgggcagggctgcggcGGGGGAGCTGGGTGGCCGTGGGGACCTGAGCTCTGCGCCCAGGGGAAGAATTGCtgcagggtggggagggggctcgggaagcccacccagccccacgAGTCAGGTCCCACACTGCTGGCCTCGCCAAGTCCCAGTCCTGGACATCCCCCCTGGTCCTGCACGTGGGGACCCCCCTTCCCGGGGAGGTGCAGAGCAGGACGGGTGTCCTCACCGTGCCCCGAGCCCCCTCGGAGCCAGctccgtgtccccagccccacggacacggcacgccccccccccccggcccggcactCACGGTGGATGACGATGGCCAGCAGGAGGgcgatgaggaagaggaggatggcGCTCATCAGGGCCACGCAGAGCCAGGTGAACCTGCAGTCGGCCCGGTACCGCCAGCCCGCCTGGCCCCACAGCTGCCGGCCTGCGGGAGGGCGAGGAGAGCgggcagagcagggtgctgcCGTGCCCCCACCCTGCCACCCCCCTGCCCGGCTGGCCGAGcccagcctcttgtccccctTGGGACCCTCTTGTCCCCCCTCGGACCCTCTTgtcccccctgggacccccaagcAGCCCCACACCCCGGTGATGAGCTCCCCACGGGTGCTCCCGGTGGCCCCATGGACACGGGCGCGCGTACAAACCCCAGGCAGGTACCGAGGACATCCCGGGGCGACGCGGGGCTGATCCTGTCCTTGTCTGGGGACGTTTCCGGGGGCTCCTCGCCCTCGAAGACGGGGTTGCAGAACTCGGTCTGCACAAAAGGCGGGCGGCACCGCAGGGGTGGCGTTGTGGGGACACGCAGGTGGCCGTGGGGGACCCATCgggcagctcccccaccccTGCCCTACCTTGCTGTGGTCCAGAGCCTCGGGGCAAAGCGTGATTTCGGTGAAGTCCTTCATGGCAGCAGGCGGTTCCCAGCACGGTTAAAATCCTCCCTGGTGTGCCATGTCCCCGGGCACGGCCACCCGTTGTGCCACCCGCGCCTCCCCGCCTGTCCCCATGGCACACACCGGGCAGCCTGCACCAGCTGCGCCCCGTGGAGACCCCAAAACCGTGTGCGGGGAGCCCTGGgcggccccgtcccctccgccggccccttccccctgccccgtTAATCCAGCTCAGCTGAGGATGCCGAGGTCAGGCCCTGGCACGGAGATCCAGCATCTTAAAGGGGAAAGTGTGCTCGCTCCGGAGCTGGGAGCCCGTCCCACAGCCTTTAGGGAGCCTGTTTTGGGGTGCACGGAGGCGCTGCTTGGTTTTCCTGGTgcccccagctgtccccaaagGGGCTGTGATGGGGAGCCCGGGCTGAgcacctccctcctgcccccacgTCTCCTTGTGCTGGATGTctgagccccagcacccccgttCCCGCTGCCCCTTAATGCCCGGGTGCCGGCCCAGTGCCTGAGCCGGGCAGAAAGGGGCCTTTGTTCAGCGGCTTTGGGGGCAGAGCGCGGGTGCTGGACgactggaggagaaggaaaggctccccctgccccaggaaCTGGGGGCCACCACCTCCCCTTGTGTCCCCGTGGGGTGCTGGCTCATGGTTGCTCCTCatcctgcctcagtttccctgctgCTCCCGGAGCTCCCGTCCCTCTCCTGGTGGCGCAGAGCCTAGCACACGCACACGACGCTCCGTTCCAGCTGCAATTTATTCCTGCACGAGTCTCCCTTGTACGAGACACATCCTGCCCATCTTGCTTACACAGTAAACGAGCcacctgcccagcagcagcgctgccccaGCCTGGGACCTCGGGCAGggcgggatgggggggggagaatAAATTAGAGAAAAGGCTAAAAAAGGCCACTGGCATTCGCTAGCCGGAGGACGGAGCAGCGGGGCCAGAGCGGGGGGACGAGCatccccgggggggctcctggtTTCGGGGGGAAGAAAGCCCCGGTTGCAGACGgtcctggggagctgctgtccccccccccccccccgcaggacGGACGCCCCCGTGCCACCCCGGCGCCCCCCGAATGGTTTAAGGCACCGTCGTATGAGGAGGCAGGTGAACACCCACCCGCAGCATCCCCGGCTGCAAAAAGTCCCGACCGCTCCGGACAAATTCCTCCCTCGGGGTCCATCGGTTGGGGCCTGAACTCGGGCTGCTCGTGGAGCACGGGAGGAGGCCACCGGAGGGCTGGAGTCCTTGGCCAGGAGGTTTGGAGCAGCTCACGGATCCTCCGGGGCGGACGAGCAGTGCCAAGAGGGGTGCTGGAGGCACCGCGGGTCCCCGGTGCCGGGTGCTCCCCGCGGGAGCGCAGCTCCTGGCCCCACGCCCGCCGAGTCCCTCGCTCGGTGCTTTTTATTACACAgcaaaaaaagaccaaaaaaaaaaaaaagaaaaaaaaaagaaaaaaaacctacccCAAGGTAAAAACCAACCGCCGGGAGGGTGCCGGAGCTGCCTGGGTCCTGCCCTCAGCCCGCAGCTGGGGGGGGTTTGCTCctggctgcctcctgctgcagcccctccgAGCCTCCAAGCTGCACCCAGGGGGGGGCGAAAAGCCAAAATCCTGGGGGGTGTCCAGCTCCGGGGGGGATGCCCGGGGAGGCTACATGCGGGAGGACGGGCTGGCCAGCTCGTAGAACAGCAGGTAGGCGTCGCTGCTGCGGACGTGGCTGGAGGACATCGGGGTGACGCTGCAGGGACGGGAGACGTGCCATGAGCGGCGGGGGGTCCCACGCAGTGCTCCCCCCcgttgtcccccccccagggcctcACCGGGAGTCGTTGAAGCTGTGCCACTCGCCGGAG
It contains:
- the C1QTNF5 gene encoding complement C1q tumor necrosis factor-related protein 5 — its product is MKLLLLLLLLGLVGSSVQIEDNKIPRLCSGQPGIPGTPGLHGGQGLPGRDGRDGRDGAMGMPGEKGEMGPPGAPGPRGEAGSPGVDGVHGEKGAQGECAVAPRSAFSAKRSEARSPPLADQPIRFDVVLVNEQGHYDPATGKFTCEVPGLYYFAVHATVYRASLQFDLMKNGQSVASFFQYYGNWPKPTSLSGGALVRLEPEDEVWVQVGVGDYIGFYASVKTDSTFTGFLVYSYWHNSAVFA
- the MFRP gene encoding membrane frizzled-related protein, with translation MKDFTEITLCPEALDHSKTEFCNPVFEGEEPPETSPDKDRISPASPRDVLGRQLWGQAGWRYRADCRFTWLCVALMSAILLFLIALLLAIVIHQLRSPRPPSSPAAALPARGTAATTAAPTPRPPRVPQTAATPTRSQLPTASTPPPACGGTLRGPEGSFSSPNHPGPYPPHALCVWRIEVAAGLAIQLRMEAFSVEGTASCLFDRLELYEEQGAGGTDPAPARGGTTRFCGNVVPPTFNTNSNLLRVTFVSDGSVGAPGFSARYRAVAPDEKSCAWDEHLCDRGLCIHLGFVCDGFHDCEDRSDEANCSLKHKECGGPLTALEGHFSTPSHPQPYPHQQLCLWQISVPVGHVVDLRFHNFSLEPHEDCSFDFVEVHDSAGTGAASLMGRFCGHQLPPALTSSRHVMTVLFVADEGVADDGFFATYQARNATEKTCSPAEFSCGNGECRALESVCDGWHDCPDGTDELNCTGVSYPAFGSVCEPVEVEMCLGLGYNATSFPNIWLAIPDQEGAAEVLQDYQTLMELACYQHLRLLICSLFVPKCTPDGGVLQPCRAVCLAAELRCQQSLGLLGILWPINCNILPDSSDPVECFQP